GCTCGGGACACGATGCGCACTGCCCAAAGTCTCTACGAGCAGGGCTATATCACCTACATGCGAACCGACTCGGTGCATTTATCCCAACAGGCGATCGCCGCCGCCCGCACCTGTGTCGAAGATTTATACGGCAGCAACTACCTCAGCCCCAAGCCTCGGCAATATGACACCAAGAGCAAGGGAGCCCAAGAAGCCCACGAAGCCATTCGTCCCTCGGGCAGCACCTTCCGCACTCCCCAGGAAACGGGTCTGCGCGATCGGGAACTGCGGCTCTATGACCTGATCTGGAAGCGCACCGTTGCCACCCAAATGGCAGAGGCCCGCCAAACCCACATCACGGTGATGATTGAAGCCGATAACGCTGAGTTTAAGGCCACCGGCAAGCGGATTGACTTCCCTGGCTTCTTCCGCGCCTATGTGGAAGGCTCCGATGATCCCGATGCCGCCATCGAAAACCAAGAGGTGATTTTGCCCAACCTCCAGGCTGGGGATCCCTTGGATTGCTCTGATCTAGAAGCGATCGGTCATGAAACCCAGCCCCCCGCCCGCTACACCGAAGCATCGCTGGTGAAAATGCTTGAAAGTGAAGGCATTGGTCGTCCTAGCACCTACGCCAGCATCATCGGTACGATCATCGACCGGGGCTATGCCCAGATGCAAACCAATAGCCTCACCCCCACGTTCACCGCCTTCGCCGTGACCACCTTGCTAGAGCAGTATTTTCCCGATCTGGTCGATACGGGCTTCACCGCTCGGATGGAGCAGACCCTGGATGATATTTCCACCGGCACGGCCAGTTGGTTGCCCTACCTAGACTCGTTCTATCGAGGCGCGACGGGTTTGGCGACCCAGGTGAAACAACAGGAAGACCAAATTGATCCCACCGAAGCCCGCTCCATTACCCTAGAAGGGCTGGATGCCAAGATCCGCATTGGTCGATACGGCGCTTATATCGAAGTCGATCACGAGGATGGCCCGGTGAAGGCATCGATTCCCCAAGATCTCACCCCTGCCGATCTCGATCCGGATCAGGTTGAGCTGCTGCTGCGGCAAAAGACGGAAGGCCCTGATAAGGTAGGCTTTGATCCAGAAACGGGGGAGCCCATCTATCTATTAATTGGCCCCTACGGCCCCTACGTGCAGCTTGGGGAGGCGACGGAGGAGAATCCTAAGCCCAAGCGTGCTTCGCTACCCAAAGGTGTCTCCATTGAAGCGGTGACCCTAGAAATGGCTACGGGACTGCTGGCTCTACCCCGACTCCTCGGTGTCCATCCCGATACCGGCGCGAAGATCAAGGCGAGCTTAGGCCGGTTTGGCCCCTATGTGGTGCATGACCAGGGTAAAGATGGCAAAGACTATCGATCGCTCAAGAAAGAAGATGATGTCCTGACCATTACCCTAGAGCGGGCTCTGGAGCTTTTGGCAGAACCCAAGCGTGGGCGAGGCAGTCGTAAGGGAGCCGCCAAACCCCTACGGGAGCTGGGAGCGC
This region of Leptolyngbya sp. CCY15150 genomic DNA includes:
- the topA gene encoding type I DNA topoisomerase, whose protein sequence is MSTLVIVESPTKARTIRNYLPAGYRVEASMGHVRDLPQSASEIPANVKKEDWAKLGVNVDANFEPLYVIPKDKKKIVSTLKEALKQADELVLATDEDREGESISWHLLQVLKPKVPTKRMVFHEITEEAIQDAIANCRDVNEDLVHAQETRRILDRLVGYTLSPLLWKKIAWGLSAGRVQSVAVRLLVRRERERRAFRRGSYWDLKATLLRHETPFEAKMVTLNGQRLANGSDFDEATGQVAAGRNVLLLGEPEARDLQARLESVPWTVSGLDERASTRRPSPPFTTSTLQQEANRKLRLSARDTMRTAQSLYEQGYITYMRTDSVHLSQQAIAAARTCVEDLYGSNYLSPKPRQYDTKSKGAQEAHEAIRPSGSTFRTPQETGLRDRELRLYDLIWKRTVATQMAEARQTHITVMIEADNAEFKATGKRIDFPGFFRAYVEGSDDPDAAIENQEVILPNLQAGDPLDCSDLEAIGHETQPPARYTEASLVKMLESEGIGRPSTYASIIGTIIDRGYAQMQTNSLTPTFTAFAVTTLLEQYFPDLVDTGFTARMEQTLDDISTGTASWLPYLDSFYRGATGLATQVKQQEDQIDPTEARSITLEGLDAKIRIGRYGAYIEVDHEDGPVKASIPQDLTPADLDPDQVELLLRQKTEGPDKVGFDPETGEPIYLLIGPYGPYVQLGEATEENPKPKRASLPKGVSIEAVTLEMATGLLALPRLLGVHPDTGAKIKASLGRFGPYVVHDQGKDGKDYRSLKKEDDVLTITLERALELLAEPKRGRGSRKGAAKPLRELGAHPGDQEPVNIYDGPYGPYIKHGKTNVSLPEGGTVESVTMEQAVGLLTEKEGSKSKTKRSTSKTTKSSTAKGSKTTKSSKTSSSKTSTAKKTTSRRSTTSKKASSQKSAD